One segment of Bradyrhizobium sp. CB2312 DNA contains the following:
- the pdxA gene encoding 4-hydroxythreonine-4-phosphate dehydrogenase PdxA: protein MARAPIKPLTLTLGEPAGIGPDITIAAWLRRAELNLPPFYLLGDEAFLARRAKALGVDLRIAAVSPAEAAAAFTDALPVVATGERASAEPGTPDASSAPAALASIRQAVADVRAGRAGAVVTNPIAKSVLYRAGFRHPGHTEFLAELAAENGRVPQPVMMLWSPRLAVVPVTIHVSLREALTQLTSELIVSTVRIVASELKSHFGIERPRIAISGLNPHAGEDGSLGHEEQTVIAPALKVLRNDGIEARGPLPADTMFHDAARNTYDCAVCMYHDQALIPIKTVAFDDAVNVTLGLPFIRTSPDHGTAFDIAGTGKANPASLIAALQLAGRMAAAKP, encoded by the coding sequence ATGGCCCGCGCTCCGATAAAGCCCCTCACCCTGACCCTGGGAGAGCCCGCCGGCATCGGCCCCGACATCACCATTGCCGCCTGGCTCCGGCGAGCCGAGCTGAACCTGCCCCCGTTCTATCTGCTCGGCGACGAGGCCTTCCTCGCCCGCCGCGCCAAGGCGCTCGGCGTCGATCTCAGGATCGCTGCGGTAAGCCCGGCTGAGGCCGCGGCCGCCTTCACCGACGCCCTGCCCGTCGTCGCGACCGGCGAGCGCGCGAGCGCCGAGCCCGGCACGCCCGACGCATCGAGCGCGCCGGCCGCGCTCGCCTCGATCCGCCAGGCGGTCGCGGATGTCCGCGCGGGCCGCGCCGGTGCCGTCGTCACCAACCCGATCGCCAAGAGCGTGCTGTACCGCGCCGGCTTCCGTCATCCCGGCCACACCGAATTCCTCGCCGAGCTTGCCGCGGAGAACGGCCGCGTGCCGCAGCCGGTGATGATGCTGTGGTCGCCACGGCTCGCCGTGGTGCCCGTGACCATCCACGTCTCCTTGCGCGAGGCGCTCACCCAGCTGACGAGCGAGCTGATCGTCTCCACCGTGCGCATCGTCGCGAGCGAGCTGAAATCGCATTTCGGCATCGAACGGCCGCGGATCGCGATCTCCGGCCTCAATCCGCATGCCGGCGAGGACGGCTCGCTCGGCCATGAGGAGCAGACCGTGATTGCGCCGGCGCTCAAGGTTCTGCGCAACGACGGCATCGAGGCCAGGGGCCCGCTGCCCGCCGACACCATGTTCCACGACGCCGCGCGCAACACCTATGACTGCGCGGTCTGCATGTATCACGACCAGGCGCTGATCCCGATCAAGACGGTCGCGTTCGACGACGCCGTCAATGTCACGCTCGGCCTGCCCTTCATCCGCACCTCGCCCGATCACGGCACCGCCTTCGACATCGCCGGCACCGGCAAGGCCAATCCGGCCAGCCTGATCGCGGCGCTTCAGCTCGCAGGCCGCATGGCGGCTGCAAAACCCTGA
- the rsmA gene encoding 16S rRNA (adenine(1518)-N(6)/adenine(1519)-N(6))-dimethyltransferase RsmA has product MSAIDDLPPLREVIRRHALSARKSLGQNFLLDLNLTARIARAAAPLEDSTIVEIGPGPGGLTRALLALGARRVIAIEHDERAIPALEDISARYPGRLEIVHGDAMTFDPRPLLGGERAKIVANLPYNIATQLLINWLTIEPWPPWYDMMVLMFQREVGERIVAREDEEAYGRLGVLANWRCETKILFDISPSAFVPPPKVTSSVVRLIPRAEPLPCDRKLLEQVAAAAFGQRRKMLRQSLKSLGVDPARLAQAAGVDATRRAETIPISGFVAMARELANIRNEAE; this is encoded by the coding sequence ATGAGCGCGATCGACGACCTCCCGCCGTTGCGCGAGGTCATTCGCCGGCACGCGCTGTCGGCCCGCAAATCGCTCGGTCAGAATTTCCTGCTCGACCTCAACCTCACCGCGCGCATCGCGCGTGCGGCCGCGCCGCTCGAAGACTCCACCATCGTCGAGATCGGCCCCGGGCCCGGCGGGCTGACCCGCGCGCTGCTCGCGCTCGGCGCCCGGCGCGTCATCGCCATCGAGCATGACGAGCGCGCGATCCCGGCGCTGGAAGATATTTCCGCGCGCTATCCCGGCCGGCTCGAGATCGTGCATGGCGATGCCATGACCTTCGACCCGCGACCGCTGCTTGGAGGTGAACGCGCGAAAATCGTCGCCAATTTGCCCTACAACATCGCGACGCAGCTGCTGATCAACTGGCTCACCATCGAGCCGTGGCCGCCCTGGTACGACATGATGGTGCTGATGTTTCAGCGCGAGGTCGGCGAGCGCATCGTTGCGCGCGAGGACGAGGAGGCCTATGGCCGGCTCGGCGTGCTCGCCAACTGGCGCTGCGAGACCAAGATCCTGTTCGACATTTCGCCGTCGGCCTTCGTGCCGCCGCCGAAGGTCACCTCGTCCGTCGTGCGCCTGATACCGCGCGCCGAGCCGCTGCCCTGCGATCGCAAGCTGCTCGAACAGGTCGCGGCCGCAGCTTTCGGCCAGCGCCGCAAGATGCTGCGGCAAAGCCTGAAGTCGCTCGGCGTCGATCCGGCGCGGCTCGCACAGGCGGCCGGCGTCGATGCGACGCGGCGCGCGGAGACCATTCCGATATCGGGCTTTGTTGCCATGGCCCGTGAATTGGCCAATATACGAAACGAAGCTGAATAA
- a CDS encoding Crp/Fnr family transcriptional regulator, translated as MTGRPSNDLLQQLSLQDFELLASHLQPVELEASHILHHAGDDVAVVHFPCGPTLVSFAVPVEDDREVESLLVGREGAIGIPAGRNPSLAYSRIVVKLGGTLVRLPLRALEQAQQRSATLQELFSRHADCQFAQLLQTAACNAAHSIEQRAAKWILSAREHIGGPEIPLTHEQLAGMLGVSRSYASRVIQMFKARRILATRRGAILILDALALEARACSCNDSVKRHFDEVLGGMAAAEG; from the coding sequence GTGACCGGTCGGCCCTCGAACGATCTCCTCCAGCAGCTCAGCCTTCAGGATTTCGAACTGCTCGCGTCGCACCTCCAGCCGGTCGAACTCGAGGCCAGCCACATCCTGCATCACGCCGGCGACGACGTCGCGGTGGTTCACTTCCCCTGCGGCCCGACTCTGGTGTCGTTCGCCGTGCCGGTCGAGGACGACCGCGAGGTCGAAAGCCTGCTGGTCGGCCGCGAGGGCGCGATCGGCATCCCTGCCGGCCGCAACCCTTCGCTGGCCTATTCACGCATCGTCGTGAAGCTCGGCGGCACGCTCGTGCGGCTGCCGCTGCGCGCGCTCGAGCAGGCGCAGCAGAGGTCGGCGACGCTCCAGGAGCTGTTCTCGCGCCATGCGGACTGCCAGTTCGCGCAGTTGCTCCAGACCGCGGCCTGCAACGCCGCGCATTCGATCGAGCAGCGCGCCGCCAAGTGGATCCTCTCGGCGCGGGAGCATATCGGCGGCCCCGAAATCCCCCTCACCCACGAGCAGCTCGCCGGCATGCTCGGCGTGTCCCGCAGCTATGCCAGCCGCGTGATCCAGATGTTCAAGGCCAGGCGCATCCTCGCGACCCGGCGCGGCGCCATCCTGATCCTCGATGCATTGGCACTCGAAGCCAGGGCCTGCTCCTGCAACGACTCGGTGAAGCGGCATTTTGACGAAGTGCTGGGCGGGATGGCCGCCGCGGAGGGATAG
- a CDS encoding SurA N-terminal domain-containing protein, producing MTTPLPVFRFLLAISAGLVLAGLPSPSRAQNIVVMVNGDPITDFDIEQRSKLDQLTTQKTPSRQEVINELIDDKVKIKEGKKYGVDPGVSDLNQSYDGMAQRMRISPEALTKSLESKGVRPETLKGRMKAEMVWTSLVRGRFKEKLMVGEKDVADKVREGGNEKLQIEGTEYKMQPIVLIVPRGSSPAFQETRMKEAEQYRSRVGSCEEANSLFRSTPNATIRESVTKTTADLPEALRKVLDDTPIGHLTAPEVTRAGIEMVVLCSRKPTTIDTPKKREIREKMYQEKYEKTQKAYLDELRKAAMIEYRNR from the coding sequence ATGACGACCCCATTGCCTGTCTTCCGCTTCCTCCTCGCCATCAGTGCCGGGCTGGTCCTGGCCGGCCTCCCCTCGCCGTCGCGCGCGCAGAACATCGTCGTCATGGTCAACGGTGATCCGATCACCGATTTCGACATCGAGCAGCGCTCCAAGCTCGACCAGCTGACGACGCAGAAGACCCCGAGCCGGCAGGAGGTCATCAACGAGCTGATCGACGACAAGGTGAAGATCAAGGAAGGCAAGAAGTACGGCGTCGACCCTGGTGTCTCCGACCTCAACCAGTCCTATGACGGCATGGCGCAGCGCATGCGCATCTCGCCGGAGGCGCTCACCAAGTCGCTCGAGTCCAAGGGGGTCCGCCCCGAGACGCTGAAGGGCCGCATGAAGGCCGAGATGGTCTGGACCAGCCTCGTGCGCGGCCGCTTCAAGGAGAAGCTGATGGTCGGCGAGAAGGACGTCGCCGACAAGGTGCGCGAGGGCGGCAACGAGAAGCTCCAGATCGAGGGCACCGAATACAAGATGCAGCCGATCGTGCTGATCGTGCCGCGCGGCTCCTCCCCTGCGTTCCAGGAGACGCGGATGAAGGAAGCCGAGCAATATCGCTCGCGCGTCGGAAGCTGCGAGGAAGCCAATTCGCTGTTCCGCTCGACGCCGAACGCCACCATCCGCGAGAGCGTCACCAAGACCACGGCGGACCTGCCGGAGGCGCTGCGCAAGGTGCTCGACGACACGCCGATCGGCCATCTGACCGCGCCGGAAGTGACGAGGGCCGGCATCGAGATGGTGGTGCTGTGCTCGCGCAAGCCGACCACGATCGACACGCCGAAGAAGCGCGAAATCCGCGAGAAGATGTATCAGGAGAAGTACGAGAAGACCCAGAAGGCCTATCTCGATGAGCTCCGCAAGGCGGCGATGATCGAATATCGCAACCGCTGA
- a CDS encoding Crp/Fnr family transcriptional regulator: MPHPKFIARLQAIEGLSEHERHQIAGLPSTLRQVADGEIVLRQGEAASRCVFVVSGFLYQARIVGDRSQILAFHVPGDMPCLHTLLVSPMDADLVGLGPTIVGYVAHAQLKQLLDGSLHLIRAFWRETLIDAAISRQWIARLGAQAALPKVAHLICELAARLEIVGLVTDGCFQMPMTQRHVADACGLSIVHVNRTIQELRHRGLIAWEGSEIELLQPDELQALADFRPDYLT; this comes from the coding sequence ATGCCACATCCGAAGTTCATCGCGCGTCTCCAGGCGATCGAAGGTCTCTCCGAACACGAACGCCACCAGATCGCCGGCCTGCCGTCGACGCTGCGCCAGGTCGCGGACGGCGAGATCGTGCTGCGCCAGGGCGAGGCCGCCTCGCGCTGCGTCTTCGTCGTCAGCGGCTTCCTCTACCAGGCCCGCATCGTCGGCGACCGCAGCCAGATCCTGGCGTTCCACGTTCCCGGCGACATGCCGTGCCTGCACACGCTGCTGGTCTCGCCGATGGACGCCGACCTCGTCGGCCTCGGGCCGACCATCGTCGGCTACGTCGCGCACGCCCAGCTCAAGCAGCTGCTCGACGGCTCCTTGCATCTGATCCGCGCCTTCTGGCGCGAGACGCTGATCGATGCGGCGATCTCGCGGCAATGGATCGCGCGCCTTGGCGCCCAGGCCGCCCTGCCCAAGGTGGCGCATCTCATCTGCGAGCTCGCCGCAAGGCTGGAGATCGTCGGCCTCGTCACCGATGGATGCTTCCAGATGCCGATGACACAGCGGCACGTTGCTGACGCTTGCGGGCTGTCGATCGTCCACGTCAACCGCACCATCCAGGAGCTGCGGCATCGAGGCCTGATCGCATGGGAAGGCAGCGAGATCGAACTGCTCCAGCCCGACGAGCTGCAAGCGCTCGCCGATTTCAGGCCGGACTATCTGACCTGA
- the mltG gene encoding endolytic transglycosylase MltG — protein MSERPPISPRSPRAALEPEQVPPPPKRSDRARNPFVVVGNAIITLLLIAMLGAGGVYYYGRQVLEAAGPLKEDKIVNIPQRAGKRDIAETLNREGVTDVNPWVFIASVAALKASSDLKPGEYSFQKNASLRDVIATIVEGKVVQHAVTIPEGLTSEQIVARLSDNDIFTGSVRELPREGTLLPETYKFPRGTTREQVIQRMQQAHKRVLAEIWERRSQDIPVKSPEQLVTLASIVEKETGKPDERSRVAAVFVNRLKQRIKLQSDPTIIYGLVGGKGTLGRPIKRSEITQPSPYNTYVIEGLPPGPISNPGRASLEAAANPARTRDLYFVADGTGGHAFTETYDAHQKNVAKLRAMEKQIQNDTVEPAEDAPPPAAGAPATADTPTATTPARPNQQKKPPPRPAAPAPARQGAVQPSPPVVQR, from the coding sequence ATGAGTGAAAGGCCGCCCATTTCGCCCCGGAGCCCGCGGGCAGCGCTTGAGCCCGAGCAGGTCCCGCCGCCGCCGAAGCGATCGGACCGCGCGCGCAATCCCTTCGTGGTCGTCGGCAATGCCATCATCACCCTGCTGCTGATCGCCATGCTCGGCGCCGGCGGGGTCTATTATTACGGCCGGCAGGTGCTCGAGGCGGCGGGGCCGCTGAAGGAAGACAAGATCGTCAACATCCCGCAGCGTGCGGGCAAGCGCGACATCGCCGAGACGCTGAACCGGGAAGGCGTCACCGACGTCAACCCATGGGTGTTCATTGCGAGCGTTGCCGCGCTGAAGGCGAGCTCCGACCTCAAGCCGGGCGAGTATTCGTTCCAGAAGAATGCGTCCTTGCGCGACGTCATCGCCACCATCGTCGAGGGCAAGGTGGTGCAGCACGCCGTGACGATACCGGAGGGCCTGACCTCCGAGCAGATCGTGGCGCGGCTGTCCGACAACGACATCTTCACCGGCAGCGTCCGCGAGCTGCCGCGCGAGGGCACGCTTCTGCCCGAGACCTACAAGTTCCCGCGTGGCACCACGCGCGAGCAGGTGATCCAGCGCATGCAGCAGGCGCACAAGCGCGTGCTGGCCGAGATCTGGGAGCGCCGTAGCCAGGACATTCCGGTCAAGTCGCCCGAGCAGTTGGTGACGCTGGCCTCGATCGTGGAGAAGGAGACCGGCAAGCCGGACGAGCGCAGCCGCGTCGCCGCCGTGTTCGTCAACCGCCTGAAGCAGCGGATCAAGCTGCAGTCCGATCCGACCATCATCTACGGTCTCGTCGGCGGCAAGGGCACGCTCGGCCGCCCGATCAAGCGCAGCGAGATCACGCAGCCTTCGCCCTACAACACCTATGTGATCGAGGGCCTGCCGCCGGGCCCGATCTCCAACCCAGGCCGCGCCTCGCTGGAAGCCGCCGCCAACCCGGCCCGCACCCGCGACCTCTATTTCGTCGCCGACGGCACCGGCGGGCACGCCTTCACCGAGACCTACGACGCGCACCAGAAGAACGTCGCCAAGCTGCGCGCGATGGAGAAGCAGATCCAGAACGACACGGTCGAGCCGGCCGAGGATGCGCCGCCGCCGGCCGCTGGCGCGCCCGCCACGGCCGATACGCCGACCGCGACCACGCCGGCGCGGCCCAACCAGCAGAAGAAGCCGCCGCCCCGCCCGGCGGCTCCCGCACCGGCCCGGCAGGGCGCGGTGCAGCCCTCGCCGCCGGTGGTCCAGCGCTAG
- the fabF gene encoding beta-ketoacyl-ACP synthase II encodes MRRVVVTGLGMVSPLGCGVEPTWKRILNGESGARPIESFDVSDLQTKYACTVVRGDGTNDTFNPDKWMEPKDQRKVDDFIIFGMAAAGQALDDANWHPETEEDKCATGTMIGSGIGGLNGIADTAILLKERGPRRVSPFFIPGRLINLASGYVSIAHGLKGPNHSVVTACSTGAHAVGDAARLIALGDADVMVAGGAESPISRIGIAGFNAARALSTGFNDTPEKASRPYDKDRDGFVMGEGAGVLVLEELEHAQRRGARIYAEVIGYGLSGDAYHITSPSPDGDGGFRSMSAALKRAGLSPSDLDYINAHGTSTPLGDEIELGAVERLLGNAASKVAMSSTKSSTGHLLGAAGAIEAIFAILAIRDNVVPPTINLDNPSVETAIDLVPHKAKKREVNVALSNSFGFGGTNASVIVRRLVH; translated from the coding sequence ATGAGGCGGGTTGTCGTCACTGGTCTCGGCATGGTGTCGCCACTCGGCTGCGGCGTCGAGCCGACCTGGAAACGCATCCTCAACGGTGAGAGCGGTGCGCGGCCGATCGAGAGCTTCGACGTCTCCGATCTGCAGACCAAATACGCCTGCACCGTCGTGCGCGGCGATGGCACCAACGACACCTTCAATCCCGACAAGTGGATGGAGCCGAAGGACCAGCGCAAGGTCGACGACTTCATCATCTTCGGCATGGCCGCGGCCGGCCAGGCGCTCGACGATGCCAATTGGCATCCGGAGACCGAAGAGGACAAGTGCGCGACCGGCACCATGATCGGGTCCGGCATCGGCGGCCTCAACGGCATCGCCGACACCGCGATCCTCTTGAAGGAGCGCGGACCGCGCCGGGTGTCGCCGTTCTTCATTCCGGGCCGCCTGATCAATCTCGCCTCCGGCTACGTCTCGATCGCGCACGGGCTGAAGGGACCGAACCATTCGGTGGTCACGGCCTGCTCGACCGGCGCGCATGCGGTCGGCGACGCCGCCCGCCTCATCGCGCTCGGCGATGCCGACGTCATGGTCGCAGGCGGCGCCGAATCGCCGATCAGCCGCATCGGCATTGCCGGCTTCAATGCCGCGCGTGCGCTGTCGACCGGCTTCAACGACACGCCCGAGAAGGCCTCGCGTCCCTACGACAAGGACCGCGATGGCTTCGTGATGGGCGAGGGCGCCGGCGTCCTCGTGCTCGAGGAGCTCGAGCACGCCCAGCGCCGCGGCGCCAGGATCTACGCCGAGGTGATCGGCTACGGCCTTTCGGGTGACGCCTATCACATTACGTCGCCGTCGCCCGATGGCGATGGCGGTTTCCGCAGCATGTCGGCCGCGCTCAAGCGTGCCGGCCTGTCGCCGTCGGATCTCGACTACATCAACGCGCACGGCACCTCGACACCGCTCGGCGATGAGATCGAGCTCGGTGCGGTCGAGCGCCTGCTCGGCAACGCCGCCTCCAAGGTCGCGATGTCCTCGACCAAATCGTCGACCGGCCACCTCCTCGGTGCAGCCGGCGCGATCGAGGCGATCTTCGCCATTCTCGCGATTCGCGATAATGTCGTGCCGCCGACGATCAATCTCGACAATCCGTCGGTCGAGACCGCGATCGACCTCGTGCCCCACAAGGCGAAGAAACGTGAGGTCAATGTCGCGTTGTCGAATTCTTTTGGTTTTGGCGGTACCAACGCGTCGGTGATTGTCCGGCGCCTGGTCCATTAG
- the gmk gene encoding guanylate kinase produces MTTGGHRTDGVERRGLMFVLSSPSGAGKTTLSRMLLEREPGLKMSVSATTRQMRPGEVEGRDYFFVSKSKFETMVEQGELLEWATVFDNLYGTPRAPVEAALSAGQDVLFDIDWQGTQQLHQKASVDVVRVFILPPSAADLEKRLHSRAQDSDEVIRKRMSRASHEMSHWAEYDYIVINHDVDEAFAEVQSILKAERLKRERRIGLVGFVRSLQGQLQG; encoded by the coding sequence ATGACGACAGGCGGTCACAGAACTGACGGGGTCGAGCGGCGCGGCTTGATGTTCGTGCTGTCCTCGCCGTCGGGCGCGGGCAAGACGACGCTGTCGCGCATGCTGCTGGAGCGCGAGCCCGGCTTGAAAATGTCAGTGTCGGCGACCACGCGTCAGATGCGGCCGGGAGAGGTCGAAGGGCGCGACTACTTCTTCGTCAGCAAGTCCAAGTTCGAGACGATGGTGGAGCAGGGCGAGCTGCTCGAATGGGCCACCGTGTTTGACAATCTCTACGGGACGCCGCGTGCTCCAGTGGAGGCGGCCCTGTCGGCCGGGCAGGACGTACTGTTCGACATCGACTGGCAGGGCACGCAGCAACTGCACCAGAAGGCGAGCGTCGACGTGGTTCGTGTCTTCATTCTGCCGCCGTCGGCGGCAGATCTCGAGAAGCGGCTGCATTCGCGCGCGCAGGATTCCGACGAGGTGATCCGCAAGCGCATGAGCCGCGCCAGCCACGAGATGAGCCACTGGGCCGAATACGACTACATCGTCATCAACCACGACGTCGACGAGGCCTTCGCCGAGGTGCAGTCGATCCTGAAGGCCGAGCGCCTCAAGCGCGAGCGGCGGATTGGCCTCGTGGGATTTGTGCGAAGTCTGCAAGGTCAGCTTCAAGGCTAG
- a CDS encoding Crp/Fnr family transcriptional regulator, with the protein MEKAHDVLIRNLGKHTELAGEDVAEIRALSFTQRDFAPNEDFIRQGDEPEHSALVVSGTVARYHLLGSGRRQYLAFHLSGDLPDSQGLFIDQMDHALCALGPATVAFIPHRELFFAFRRRPTFGMAVWRETLRDAAIFREAITNNSARPMQARMAHLFCELFYRARVAQLVRGNRCRMPISLVQLGEALGMAIATVNRTLAELRRSGAMDLREGELIVLKWRELQRLGDFNPAYLHLKQQLVR; encoded by the coding sequence ATGGAAAAAGCCCACGATGTGCTGATCCGGAACCTCGGCAAGCACACGGAGCTCGCCGGGGAGGATGTCGCCGAGATCCGCGCGCTCAGCTTCACCCAGCGCGATTTCGCGCCGAACGAGGATTTCATCCGGCAGGGCGACGAGCCCGAACATTCGGCGCTGGTCGTCTCCGGCACGGTGGCGCGCTACCACCTGCTCGGCAGCGGGCGGCGACAATATCTCGCGTTCCATCTTTCCGGAGACCTGCCGGACTCGCAGGGCTTGTTCATCGACCAGATGGACCATGCGCTCTGTGCGCTCGGGCCCGCCACGGTCGCCTTCATCCCGCATCGCGAATTGTTCTTCGCCTTCCGGCGGCGGCCGACGTTTGGAATGGCGGTGTGGCGCGAGACGCTGCGCGATGCCGCGATCTTCCGCGAGGCCATCACCAACAACAGCGCCCGGCCGATGCAGGCGCGCATGGCGCATTTGTTCTGCGAGCTGTTCTACCGCGCCCGCGTCGCGCAGCTCGTCCGCGGCAACCGCTGCCGCATGCCGATCAGCCTCGTCCAGCTCGGCGAGGCGCTGGGCATGGCGATTGCGACCGTGAACCGGACGCTCGCCGAACTCAGGCGGAGTGGCGCCATGGATCTGCGCGAGGGCGAGCTGATCGTGCTGAAATGGCGCGAATTGCAGCGGCTCGGGGATTTCAATCCGGCCTATCTGCATCTCAAGCAGCAGTTGGTGCGGTGA
- a CDS encoding alcohol dehydrogenase produces the protein MALMRRQSLVKFDAPLCETIVDTPKPQGREVLVHIERCGLCHSDLHIQDGYADLGGGKKLDTTRGMTLPFTLGHEIAGVVDEVGPDVPAGLVGAKKAVFPWIGCGQCRDCKNGDENLCVKQRFLGVSIDGGFATHVLVPDAKYLLDYDPLPVNQAATLMCSGVTAYGALKRLVDRPRQRNLLLIGLGGVGMMGLSFAQAMFKQPITVADLSPAARETALKNGAAVAYDPSEPDVIKRILKETEGGFDEIVDFAGNEKSMAFAVAVAARGGKVVVSGLMGGQFTLPMVQWVYKRLTVEGFMVGTLAEAHELMALARAGKIRPTPMREEPMGDVQKWIDELRAGKVVGRIVLKN, from the coding sequence ATGGCGTTGATGCGTCGGCAGTCGCTGGTCAAGTTCGATGCGCCCTTGTGCGAGACCATCGTCGACACGCCCAAGCCGCAAGGACGCGAGGTGCTGGTGCACATCGAGCGCTGCGGCCTCTGCCACTCCGATCTGCATATCCAGGACGGCTATGCCGATCTCGGCGGCGGCAAGAAGCTCGACACCACGCGCGGCATGACGCTGCCCTTCACGCTCGGCCACGAGATCGCGGGCGTCGTCGATGAGGTCGGCCCTGACGTTCCGGCCGGACTCGTCGGTGCCAAGAAGGCGGTCTTCCCCTGGATCGGCTGCGGCCAGTGCCGCGACTGCAAGAATGGCGACGAGAATCTCTGCGTGAAGCAGCGCTTCCTCGGCGTCTCCATCGACGGCGGCTTCGCCACCCACGTGCTGGTACCCGACGCGAAATATCTGCTCGACTACGATCCGCTGCCCGTCAACCAGGCTGCGACGCTGATGTGCTCCGGCGTCACCGCCTATGGCGCGCTCAAGCGCCTGGTCGACCGTCCGCGCCAGCGTAACCTGTTGCTGATCGGTCTTGGCGGCGTCGGCATGATGGGCCTGTCGTTCGCGCAGGCCATGTTCAAGCAGCCGATCACGGTCGCCGATCTCTCCCCAGCCGCGCGCGAGACCGCGCTGAAGAACGGCGCAGCGGTTGCCTACGATCCGTCCGAGCCCGACGTGATCAAGCGTATCCTGAAAGAGACCGAGGGGGGCTTCGACGAGATCGTCGACTTCGCCGGCAACGAGAAGTCGATGGCGTTCGCAGTGGCAGTGGCCGCGCGCGGCGGCAAGGTCGTCGTCTCCGGCCTCATGGGCGGCCAGTTCACGCTGCCGATGGTGCAATGGGTCTACAAGCGCCTGACCGTCGAGGGCTTCATGGTCGGCACGCTTGCCGAGGCCCACGAGCTGATGGCGCTCGCCCGCGCCGGCAAGATAAGGCCGACGCCGATGCGCGAGGAGCCGATGGGCGACGTGCAGAAATGGATCGACGAATTGCGCGCCGGCAAGGTCGTCGGCCGCATCGTTCTGAAGAACTGA
- a CDS encoding acyl carrier protein: protein MSDIGERVKKIVVEHLGVEPEKVVDNASFIDDLGADSLDTVELVMAFEEEFGCEIPDDAAETILTVGDATKFLEKNAKS from the coding sequence ATGAGTGACATTGGCGAGCGGGTTAAGAAGATCGTGGTCGAACACCTTGGTGTTGAGCCCGAGAAGGTTGTCGACAACGCGAGCTTCATCGACGACCTCGGCGCCGACAGTCTGGACACCGTCGAGCTGGTGATGGCGTTCGAAGAAGAATTTGGTTGCGAGATTCCGGACGACGCGGCGGAGACGATTCTCACCGTCGGCGACGCCACGAAGTTTCTCGAGAAGAACGCGAAGAGCTAA
- a CDS encoding Flp family type IVb pilin has protein sequence MQIIRRFLAEESGATAIEYGLIAAGIALAIITVINNLGTSLKTKFGSISSSLK, from the coding sequence ATGCAGATCATCCGACGCTTTCTGGCCGAGGAGTCCGGCGCCACCGCGATCGAATACGGCCTGATCGCCGCCGGTATCGCGCTGGCGATCATCACGGTCATCAACAATCTCGGCACGTCGCTGAAGACGAAGTTCGGCTCGATCAGCAGCTCGCTGAAGTAA
- a CDS encoding YicC/YloC family endoribonuclease, translated as MALSSMTGFARSHGASGPYTFEWELKSVNAKGFDLRVRLPQGFEELEAHAKKRAGELLSRGTVYANLNVKRANAAASVRVNEDVLNAVLKAAALISGKVDAVAPSIDGLLAIKGVVEVAEPEGDEEEDKAARAAAAEAFDKALAELVAMRKREGTSLGQILTQRVDEIEQLSKQAEAAPGRKPEAIKARLAEQIAALLDTSDRFDSDRLMQEAILIATRADIREELDRIASHIAQARELIGKGGPIGRKLDFLAQEFHREVNTCCSKSNDIELTNTGLAMKNVVEQFREQVQNLE; from the coding sequence ATGGCGCTGTCGTCCATGACCGGCTTTGCCCGAAGCCACGGCGCAAGCGGGCCGTATACGTTCGAATGGGAATTGAAGTCGGTCAACGCCAAGGGCTTTGACCTCAGGGTACGGCTGCCGCAGGGGTTCGAGGAGCTCGAGGCCCACGCCAAAAAGCGCGCCGGCGAACTGCTCTCGCGCGGCACCGTCTACGCCAATCTCAACGTCAAGCGCGCCAACGCCGCCGCTTCGGTCCGCGTCAACGAGGACGTGCTCAACGCCGTGCTCAAGGCCGCCGCGCTGATCTCCGGCAAGGTCGACGCCGTGGCACCGAGCATCGACGGCCTGCTCGCCATCAAGGGCGTCGTCGAGGTCGCCGAGCCCGAGGGCGACGAGGAGGAGGACAAGGCCGCGCGCGCTGCCGCGGCCGAGGCCTTCGACAAGGCGCTCGCCGAGCTCGTCGCGATGCGCAAGCGCGAGGGTACCTCGCTCGGGCAGATCCTGACCCAGCGCGTCGACGAGATCGAGCAGCTGTCGAAGCAGGCAGAAGCCGCGCCGGGCCGCAAGCCCGAGGCGATCAAGGCGAGGCTCGCCGAGCAGATCGCAGCGCTGCTCGACACCTCCGACCGTTTCGATTCCGACCGCCTGATGCAGGAAGCGATCCTGATCGCCACCAGGGCCGACATCCGCGAGGAGCTCGACCGCATCGCCTCGCACATCGCGCAGGCGCGCGAGCTGATCGGCAAGGGCGGCCCGATCGGGCGCAAGCTCGACTTCCTGGCCCAGGAGTTTCACCGCGAGGTCAACACCTGCTGCTCGAAGTCGAACGACATCGAGCTGACCAATACGGGGCTCGCCATGAAGAACGTGGTCGAGCAGTTCCGCGAACAGGTCCAGAATCTGGAGTGA